In Rubrivirga marina, the following are encoded in one genomic region:
- a CDS encoding LacI family DNA-binding transcriptional regulator: MAARPTISDVAEASHVSISTVSLVMNGKGPVAEATRQRVQAAADRLGYAPSRSARGLAARRTGNVGFVLREDHFRQSEPFYTRVFLGAEFEARRRGLYVLLSTVPDPYVPGEHAPRFLTEHSVDGVVVAGGVDGALIEQLRDRAIPHVLADFAWDDAPQVSIDNRGGAFAVAAHVVERGHQRVAFLGADPTHPSPNARRDAFAEAMRDAGRPIPDGLLVTDDGPSDRATGARAGSALLDRDPADRPTAVFCANDALALGLLDAARDRGLRVPEDLAVVGFDDVEGAALAFPPLTTVHVHKERLGEAALGVLAEGVETADASIPDATLIPTQLVVRESS, from the coding sequence ATGGCCGCTCGCCCCACCATCTCCGACGTCGCCGAGGCGTCCCACGTGTCGATCTCGACGGTCTCCCTCGTCATGAACGGGAAGGGGCCCGTCGCCGAGGCGACCCGCCAGCGCGTCCAGGCCGCGGCCGACCGCCTCGGCTACGCGCCGTCGCGCAGCGCGCGGGGGCTGGCGGCGCGGCGGACCGGCAACGTGGGGTTCGTCCTCCGGGAGGACCACTTCCGCCAGAGCGAGCCGTTCTACACCCGCGTCTTCCTCGGCGCCGAGTTCGAGGCGCGGCGGCGCGGGCTCTACGTCCTGCTCTCGACCGTGCCCGACCCGTACGTTCCCGGCGAGCACGCCCCGCGCTTTCTCACCGAGCACTCCGTCGACGGCGTCGTCGTCGCCGGCGGCGTCGATGGGGCCCTCATCGAGCAGCTCCGCGACCGAGCGATCCCCCACGTGCTCGCGGACTTCGCGTGGGACGACGCCCCGCAGGTCTCGATCGACAACCGGGGCGGGGCCTTCGCCGTGGCCGCGCACGTCGTCGAGCGCGGCCACCAACGGGTGGCCTTCCTCGGGGCCGACCCCACGCACCCCAGCCCCAACGCTCGCCGCGACGCGTTCGCCGAAGCGATGCGGGACGCCGGCCGTCCCATCCCGGATGGGCTCCTCGTCACGGACGACGGCCCCTCCGATCGCGCGACGGGCGCCCGGGCCGGCAGTGCGCTTCTCGACCGCGACCCCGCCGACCGGCCGACGGCCGTGTTCTGCGCCAACGATGCCCTCGCCCTCGGTCTCCTGGACGCCGCCCGGGACCGGGGACTCCGCGTGCCCGAAGACCTCGCCGTCGTCGGCTTCGACGACGTTGAGGGCGCAGCGCTCGCCTTCCCGCCCCTCACCACCGTCCACGTCCACAAGGAGCGGCTGGGCGAAGCGGCCCTCGGCGTGTTGGCCGAGGGCGTGGAGACGGCCGACGCCTCGATTCCCGACGCCACGCTCATTCCGACTCAGCTCGTCGTCCGCGAGTCCTCCTAG
- a CDS encoding MGH1-like glycoside hydrolase domain-containing protein, with the protein MPGAPWSPRSTGLVASCFLGLLFWWGPATHAQTLQADSLAVAFGLGRGQVEVGGVYAGAEFHDSRPVPARISFYAPVANSLDLSTDYWTRGDSRPLTLVVRVDGRADSLGATPWAYRWTPYAVTFHERTADYDSRLAYRFADDLPGVVMQLMLVNRTGRRASFEVDARLTTTLRTSHTYATRAPHRTAFVDDGATFLASFDAADTDSVALFVANVGATPDATGRPADATAAFTYAAYLAPGDSLVVTQIIGTSRQRESAAVRRRAVATWADAVEATEDGIRRYVRDQGRFDGLDPALRETDRLARALLRADRHHLDGQVVPMPSPAEYNFFFTHDLLLTDLGAVHFDPARVRDDLRYVQSLVRADSVLPHARYWKDSTYVVESANADNWNHLWAVILSASYLKHSGDTETVDALYPTLQKSLALMLGNERDGLMVAERPDWWDIGHVPGPRAYLTALTIRALDAYAYLTLELGRADAALADHARRAAQMRRALVDDLWDDEAGYLLNGLDATRTDRHYYTGSLVAAWFDLLDPDRRDTLLDTARRELLDEHVGMRNAMPMDYHLLTDVYRFQEGEVGTPGRYMNGGVWPQGNAWYALGLIAAGRVDEARDALTRYLSVAGVEDSPNGQPAFYEYRNADSTSAAYGAVDKPTFLWAGGWFLHVLYHLAGVRETPWTVSFSPLLPEGFEAVAYDLAVEGGTARVSWSGTGTAFRRIVVNGAETASAVLTGPASRIELVRGVPEAPYLASATALVDDVSRSADGLVVQIRGVVGQEVALEIVSPRALSTVRVDGRAVPPASVTTTTMGETTTVRLAWTLERAEATVTITP; encoded by the coding sequence ATGCCTGGTGCCCCCTGGTCGCCCCGTTCCACCGGTCTCGTTGCGAGCTGCTTCCTGGGGCTGCTCTTCTGGTGGGGACCCGCGACTCACGCGCAGACGCTCCAGGCCGACTCGCTCGCGGTGGCGTTCGGCCTGGGCCGTGGGCAGGTCGAGGTGGGCGGGGTCTACGCGGGCGCCGAGTTCCACGACAGCCGGCCGGTCCCGGCCCGGATCAGCTTCTACGCGCCAGTCGCCAACAGCCTCGACCTGAGCACCGACTACTGGACCCGCGGCGACTCCCGACCGCTGACGCTCGTCGTCCGCGTCGACGGCCGGGCGGACTCGCTGGGGGCGACGCCCTGGGCCTACCGCTGGACGCCGTACGCCGTCACGTTCCACGAGCGGACGGCGGACTACGACAGCCGGCTGGCCTACCGGTTCGCCGACGACCTGCCCGGCGTGGTGATGCAGCTGATGCTGGTGAACCGCACCGGCCGCCGCGCCTCGTTCGAGGTCGATGCCCGCCTCACGACGACGCTCCGGACCTCGCACACTTACGCGACGCGAGCCCCCCACCGGACCGCGTTCGTGGACGACGGCGCGACCTTCCTCGCCTCGTTCGACGCCGCCGACACGGACTCCGTGGCCCTGTTCGTCGCTAACGTGGGGGCAACCCCGGACGCGACGGGCCGGCCGGCCGATGCGACGGCGGCGTTCACGTACGCGGCCTACCTCGCGCCGGGCGACTCACTCGTCGTCACCCAGATCATCGGGACGAGCCGTCAGCGGGAGAGCGCCGCGGTGCGGCGGCGGGCCGTGGCGACGTGGGCGGATGCAGTGGAGGCCACCGAGGACGGCATCCGGCGGTACGTCCGGGATCAGGGTCGCTTCGACGGGCTGGACCCGGCGCTCCGCGAAACCGACCGGCTGGCCCGCGCCCTCCTCCGCGCCGACCGCCACCACCTCGATGGGCAGGTGGTGCCGATGCCGAGCCCGGCGGAGTACAACTTCTTCTTTACCCACGACCTCCTGCTGACCGACCTCGGGGCGGTCCACTTCGACCCCGCCCGCGTCCGCGACGACCTCCGGTACGTCCAGTCGCTCGTCCGCGCCGACTCGGTGCTGCCGCACGCACGCTACTGGAAGGACAGCACGTACGTCGTCGAGTCCGCCAACGCCGACAACTGGAACCACCTCTGGGCGGTGATCCTGTCGGCGTCGTACCTCAAGCACAGCGGCGATACGGAGACCGTCGACGCGCTCTACCCGACGCTCCAGAAGAGCCTGGCGCTGATGCTCGGCAACGAGCGCGACGGGCTGATGGTCGCCGAGCGGCCGGACTGGTGGGACATCGGCCACGTGCCCGGTCCGCGCGCCTACCTGACGGCGCTCACGATCCGCGCGCTCGACGCCTACGCGTACCTCACCCTCGAGCTGGGCCGGGCCGACGCGGCACTCGCCGACCACGCTCGGCGGGCCGCCCAGATGCGTCGCGCGCTCGTGGACGACCTCTGGGACGACGAGGCGGGCTACCTCCTCAACGGCCTGGACGCGACGCGCACGGACCGTCACTACTACACCGGCTCTCTGGTGGCGGCGTGGTTCGACCTGCTCGACCCCGACCGCCGCGACACGCTCCTCGACACGGCCCGCCGCGAGCTGCTGGACGAGCACGTCGGCATGCGCAACGCGATGCCGATGGACTACCACCTCCTGACCGACGTCTATCGGTTCCAGGAAGGCGAGGTCGGGACACCCGGGCGGTACATGAACGGAGGCGTCTGGCCGCAGGGGAACGCGTGGTACGCCCTCGGCCTGATCGCCGCCGGGCGGGTGGACGAGGCGCGCGACGCGCTCACGCGCTACCTCAGCGTCGCTGGGGTGGAGGACAGCCCGAACGGCCAGCCCGCCTTCTACGAGTACCGCAACGCCGACTCGACCTCGGCCGCCTACGGGGCCGTCGACAAGCCGACGTTCCTATGGGCGGGAGGCTGGTTCCTCCACGTGCTGTACCACCTCGCCGGGGTGCGCGAGACGCCTTGGACCGTGTCTTTCAGTCCCCTCCTGCCGGAGGGGTTCGAGGCGGTCGCCTACGACCTCGCGGTGGAGGGCGGGACGGCCCGGGTGTCGTGGTCGGGCACCGGGACGGCGTTCCGACGAATCGTGGTGAACGGCGCCGAGACGGCGTCGGCGGTGCTGACCGGTCCGGCCTCGCGCATCGAGTTGGTCCGCGGCGTGCCCGAGGCGCCGTACCTCGCCTCGGCGACGGCCCTGGTGGACGACGTGTCGCGCTCGGCCGACGGGCTGGTCGTTCAGATCCGCGGAGTCGTAGGGCAGGAGGTCGCGCTGGAAATCGTCTCGCCGAGGGCTCTCTCGACGGTGCGCGTGGACGGGCGCGCGGTGCCTCCGGCGTCCGTCACGACGACGACGATGGGCGAGACGACGACAGTCCGGCTGGCCTGGACACTGGAGCGGGCCGAGGCGACGGTTACGATCACGCCCTGA
- a CDS encoding UxaA family hydrolase, giving the protein MAAPRALQVHPDDNVAVAVEPLAAGTTVSVGTVEVTLRDDVPKGHKVALRDLAPGAPVVKYGARLGDTTEAVAAGAWVHSHNLRTALGDLHEYAYEPTDRPAPDVPDAAPTFLGYRRPDGRVGTRNEIWVINTVACVNRAAERIARTANARFEGRVDGVHSFQHPYGCSQLGDDLDYTQRVLAGLIRHPNAGGVLVIGLGCENNRLDALLEQAGDVDRSRIRYFTSQLVGDEVEEGLEMVEELVGIVETDERTACPVSDLVLGVKCGGSDAFSGITANPLVGRVSDRLTALGGTVLQTEVPEMFGAEQQIMNRAATREVFEQTVDLINRFKQYFIDHDQPIYENPSPGNKDGGLTTLEEKSLGATQKGGTATVTAVLDYGEPTVEAGLNLIYAPGNDGVSVTAEVVAGATVVVFTTGRGTPLGFPVPTLKVSTNSDIAARKPHWIDFDAGRLLDGSASMDQLTDDLFDTIRQTASGERRARNEENDYREIAIWKDGVTL; this is encoded by the coding sequence ATGGCCGCCCCCCGCGCCCTCCAAGTCCACCCCGACGACAACGTGGCCGTCGCCGTCGAGCCCCTCGCGGCGGGGACGACCGTATCCGTCGGCACCGTCGAGGTCACGCTCCGCGACGACGTCCCGAAGGGGCACAAGGTCGCCCTCCGCGACCTCGCCCCCGGCGCGCCCGTGGTCAAGTACGGGGCCCGACTCGGCGACACCACCGAGGCGGTCGCGGCCGGCGCGTGGGTCCACTCCCACAACCTGAGGACGGCACTCGGCGACCTCCACGAGTACGCCTACGAGCCGACAGACCGCCCTGCGCCGGACGTCCCCGACGCGGCGCCGACGTTCCTCGGCTACCGCCGGCCCGACGGCCGCGTTGGGACGCGGAACGAGATCTGGGTCATCAACACGGTCGCCTGCGTCAACCGTGCGGCCGAGCGAATCGCGCGGACGGCGAACGCCCGCTTCGAGGGCCGCGTCGACGGCGTCCACTCGTTCCAGCACCCGTACGGCTGCAGCCAGCTCGGCGACGACCTGGACTACACGCAGCGCGTGCTCGCTGGCCTCATCCGCCACCCGAACGCGGGCGGCGTGCTCGTCATCGGCCTCGGGTGCGAGAACAACCGCCTCGACGCGCTCCTCGAACAGGCCGGCGACGTGGACCGCTCGCGCATCCGCTATTTCACATCGCAACTCGTCGGCGACGAGGTCGAGGAGGGGCTGGAGATGGTGGAGGAGTTGGTCGGCATCGTCGAGACCGACGAGCGGACCGCGTGCCCGGTCTCCGACCTCGTGCTCGGCGTCAAGTGCGGGGGGTCGGACGCGTTCTCGGGCATCACGGCGAACCCGCTCGTCGGCCGCGTCTCGGACCGGCTGACGGCGCTCGGCGGGACGGTCCTCCAGACCGAGGTGCCCGAGATGTTCGGGGCCGAGCAGCAGATCATGAACCGGGCGGCGACCCGCGAGGTGTTCGAGCAGACGGTCGACCTCATCAACCGGTTCAAGCAGTACTTCATCGACCATGACCAGCCGATCTACGAGAACCCCTCGCCGGGCAACAAGGACGGCGGGCTGACGACGCTCGAGGAGAAGTCGCTCGGGGCCACGCAGAAGGGCGGGACGGCGACGGTCACGGCCGTCCTCGACTACGGCGAGCCGACGGTCGAGGCCGGCCTTAACCTTATCTACGCGCCCGGCAACGACGGCGTCTCGGTCACGGCCGAGGTCGTGGCCGGCGCGACGGTCGTCGTGTTCACGACGGGCCGCGGCACGCCGCTCGGCTTCCCCGTCCCCACGCTCAAGGTCTCGACCAACTCCGACATCGCCGCGCGCAAGCCGCACTGGATCGACTTCGATGCCGGACGGCTCCTGGACGGCTCCGCCTCGATGGACCAGCTCACCGACGACCTCTTCGACACGATCCGCCAGACGGCCAGTGGCGAGCGCCGCGCGCGCAACGAGGAGAACGACTACCGCGAGATCGCCATCTGGAAGGACGGCGTGACGCTCTAG